A window of Hordeum vulgare subsp. vulgare chromosome 5H, MorexV3_pseudomolecules_assembly, whole genome shotgun sequence genomic DNA:
ccgcAGGTCGTAGTGTCTTcgtcttgttccgctggcacgtcacgcacgaccgcacccagtcgcggaccatcgcgccatcactagggatgtaaaaatcagcacggagacgatgaagagtcttctgcacgccctcgtgccctgcagagtgcgccaaggtcaggacctggtggcgcaggtcgccatggtcgggcacgaagatgcggcaaccatgtaggagcagcccctcgtccaagcgccagggcgcgtccagctcgccggcatcaaggcgctggcgcaggccctAGGCGTCCACGACCGTCGAAGTTGCCCGacgaatgtcgtcgatgaaggcgaaagatggcccggagcgaatgcacatgatagtgccagccatgacaacgtcgtccgcgacatcctcagtgtcgcggcgggacaaggcgtcggcgaccgtgttgagactgccggggcggtactcaacggtgaagtcaaagccaaagagcttgctgatccactggtgttgcggaactgtggagaggcgttggtccagcaagaacttgaggctgtagtggtccgtgcgcacacggaatGACCAGCCCCAAAGATATGGCCGCCAGTGGCGCACTgcctgaaccagcccaataagctcgcgctcgtaggccgcgagcttgtgatggcgagcggcgaaggggcggctgaagaaggcgagtggtccctcgccctggtggaggaaggcgccgaagccgatgcgagaggcgtcgcagtccaccaTGAACGGCATATCAAAGTCCGGCATCTAGAGGACGGTTCCCGTCGTGAGCGTccgctggagagcctcgaatgccctagtcgcctcctcgtcccaggagaaggcgtcgcgtcgaaGGAGACCCGTCAGTGGCACGAcgatgaggccgaagtcccggatgtactACCGGCagtagccggcgaggcccaagaagcAGCGGAGCGCCCCCGGTGACCGCGAGATCGGccacgcggcgacggcggcgaccttgtccgcgtccatcgctaccccgtccACCGAGATGACATGCCCCAGGTACgcgacggaggtcgtgccgaacgagcacttcgagtgcttgaggtgaagacgatgcgctcgaagctcgttgaagatgatagccacgtgttgtaggtgctccgcccaagatgcactgtagatgagaatgtcatcaaagaaaacaagcacaaagcggcgcaagtatgggctgagcacgtcgttcatcagggcctggaaggtcgccggcacgttggagaggccgaacggcatcaccaggaactcgaagtggccatggtgagtgcggaacaccgtcttctcgatgtcgtcagggtgcatgtgcacctgatggtagcctgagcgaaggtcgagcttggtgaagaagcgcgctccgtgtagctcgtccaagagctcatccacgacggggatggggaacttgtccttggacgccagggcgttgagggcgcggtagtcgatgcagaagcgccatgtgccgtcgggcttgcgcacaaggagcaccggggcggagaacggtgatgtcgaaatccggatgatgccctgcgcgagcatgaccgccacctgacgctcgagctcgtctttctgcagctgagggtaccggtacggacgcacggctacaggtgccgtgtccgtcagcaggtggatgcggtggtcacagggccgcgcgggagggaggccctgtggctcgtcgaagatgtcgctgtgctgctgcaggaggtcggccaggaggggatgcgcctcgtccagtgcggccgccatcaactggagctgtgaagtcacggcgccggagccgccgatgcGTGTCCACTGAACGCGACGGCCGCCCTCGGCCATAAGATGAGGGACAACACATCGAGGTCCCAAACgatggggccgagagtggacaggaagtcgatgccgacgatgaagtcgtagcagcccaggtcgatgccgacgcagtcgatggagaacggctcgtcgccgatgaggatgggaacctgccgcgccaccccctggcGAGCAAGGTggtccccgttggcgacggtgacgctgaacttctccgagctcgccggttggagtgcgaggcggcgcatggcgtccccggacaggaagttgtgcgtcgaacccgtgtccacgagcgcggtgagacgctccccgttgatcgtcatcggaagcagcatcgtctttgccgtcttgatgccagccatggcatgaagggagacgacgaaggcggtcgcgtcgaccggcccgtaggtcgtgacgccggcctcggagagtgtggtggcgtcgagctccgcggtgagggcctccacctccgcgtcgtCGATGGTCTTcaagtagaacaggcgggcgcacgtatgacccggcgcatacggctcgtcgcagttgaagcacatgcccttgcggcgccgctcgagctgctcggctGACGTCAAGCAccggaaggtgcgtgtcggcacgggggcagccgcagtagcggccggcagggcggggcgtgtcggggtggcggccgccgGGGCGAGGCGGGTCGGGGGACGCGTGCCGCGGTCCGGGAACGCGTGCTGCagggcgttggcgcgctgctcgtacgcgcgtgcgtaatacatggccgtctgcaagtcctgggggtcgcgcatctcgacgtcgatgcggatgtggtcgggaaggccgccgacgaagagctcggcgcgttggcgagccgtgacgtcaggcgcatggcaggccaacgtctggaagcggtcggcgaagtaCTGCACCAAGGTGGTGAAGGGAAGAcgaccgagctcggccaagcagctcccacgtatggggggccgaaccggaggagacacaggtcgcgaaagcgctcccacggaggcatcccgccctcgtcctgctcgagggcgcaGTACTAAGTCTGggcggcgccacggaggtggtaggaggcgatccacgtgcggtcggacgccatggtccgctgccccctgaaaaactggtcgcactgattgagccagttcacggggtcgacggtgccgtcgtaggtggcgaactccagcttggtgaagtggggtggctgctgcacgtgtggcgaggccgcgtaggtgccctcgtgacgacccagcgcggcggaaggagagtgctgcggcaccacggagctcccggcgtacggatcagtgtacccgacccccccccctccgaaggtgggggcgggtggctgcaacaccgtcggctgtagttgcgccgtcgtgtaggtcggcgtgtcAATCCACATCggtagcggggacggcgacggcggccaccggacctgggtgatcggcaggccctggggcgcgacagtggccgggggcggtggcgcgaagggcgccgcCTGCGGAGGCGGTGGTGACGGGGttgcgtacggagcctggaggaaagttcggaggttcgagaccgccaggttgaggtcgcggatcgccgaTGACATCTCCGTCGGGGAGAGGACGTGGGTGGGTTTGGCCGCCAGGGCCGCGGGACCGGAGGCGGCCGGacctgaggtggccggcggcggcgagtggtgtggcggcggcgactGCTGCGTGAtggcggggaaggcggtggtggaaaggtccgacaaactcatcgaacccaagctacctgGTACCAAAtttgtagaggctagggttctaccaggtctcggacgtaggttgtaggggtggaagtgcgggctgcgaggttggggacgccggcgccggcggttgggcgccgtcgcggcgtgagagagagagatagagaggcggctagggtttggggctctcgtctcctgagggagacgacaacagaatatactgtttattgtctgctcaATATCGAAGGgatacatgtgtttatataggaggacagtcttcactaaaccctagataacttgaactctaatataacttggactctaagataagtaagataacttgggttaagcccgtaattaaccctgtcCATTGGGCCTcgtccgttggtacgttgtaccggtcataacaggaACACCACATATGCAACAATGTCTGCAGTTGCATTCATTTGCCAAGAATGAGCATATATCACTCGCCCAACTTTGGAATATGGAAGATGTTTCTTATCATTTTCATCTCCCTTTATCTGAAGAAACTTTTGCTCAGTTCAATCAACTACTGATTCTCAAAGTTGAATATCATTTGTCGGGTGAAACTGACAGTTGGCAATTGCCTGCTGGTGCTTCTCATTATAACGTTTCCAATACATACAAGCTCCTCATGGTTGAACACAGTCCTTCCACCTATCAAATGGGTTTGGAAAACTTGCAGCCAATTAAAGCACAAAATTTTTTTTGGTTGCTTGTCAACAACAGATTGAAGACATGAGCTACGCTacaacgtaataatttattcatcTTTGATTTCTCATGTATTTTGTGTGAAAATAACCAACTCTGAGACAAGAGATCATTTATTCTTTTATTACTGTCCTTTTGCGCGCCTATGATGGTCTTACATTCGCCCATCATGGGTTCCATTATGTCAAGGTTTACAATCTCATATCCAAGATCTCAAGCAAAAGATTGATTTTCCATTTGCGATGGAAAGCATCTTCCTGGTCACATGGACGCTCTGGACTACTAGGAATGACTATATTTTCGAGAGAATCCCGGATTCATCATAGCAGAAGCAAACTTAAAGATGAACTTCGATGGTTGATCCACAGGGCCAAATGGAGCTGTGGGTTATGACCTTtgtatagcttttgttgttgttgttgttgttgttgttgtatattTATCTTTTCAGTTTGTTTGCTTGTTTTTTGCTGACTAATAGctcttttcttctttcctttgtatAGCTTATTTTTCACTTTCAGACTCTTTTGTATTCCTATTTTAGAAATTTATAATAATATGCAGCAGAATCATgttgttttcctcaaaaaatAAAAGACCAAGTGTATATGCTCTTACATTACATAGTCACACTAATCCCTTCTTACAAAATATATAGAATCATTAGAATGCATCATTTAAGCTTGTTTAGCCCGTAATCTCGCACTAGTTCCGCCACTGTTAGATGGTAATGTATTGAAAGCTTTTTATCCCGTTTATAGTATCCTAGTGCACTTAAAATTGTGTGGTACTTTCGACGGGCCGTTtgagggcatgtacaatggttgaTAAGATAGTCTTATCTTAAATCTTGCATGTAATTTAAAGATGACAAAAAGAGAGTCTACAATGAATCATATCTTAGCCTTATTTTTTTTATAATTAGTTATTTCTAAAAATATGATGAGATATATTGTGCTAAGAGATCATCTCTTGTCTTTTTTTAAATAAGAAAAGGCAAAGCTTttttttaagttttcttccttcaTTTCATCATTAATTCTACGTGGCATTATTAAGATGGTACCATTGTACAATGCCGTGAGGTTAGTCGCATGACATCCGGAGCTGATTGGGCGGCGTCCGTGGAGCTCGAGCGGTGCTGGCTCAGCTGGTCAACTGCTTGAACACAACTCCAGCAAGCCGCGGGACGGCAGCAGCGAGGGAAAAGAAGACACACGCCGGTCCGCCACCAACCGCGGCGTGTGCGCTAGTGCGGGTGCGGGTGCGGTGCGGGCGGAGTCCCACTCCCACCGAGCCAGAGCCAGAGCCAGAGCCAGCCAACCACCACGgttggggttggggttggggttggggtcACCGCCCGCCGGACGCGCCAGCGCCAGCGACAGCGACGAATCAATCCGCCTCGTTTTGCCGCCGGTCCGGGCCGATCCGGTCAGCGCGCGCGTCACGCCCCACTCCCCCCTCCCCCGCTCCCCGCTCCCCCGCCCCGTTCACGTCGGCTCGCTAATGCGGTCCGACGCGGCGCGCGCCTCCCTCGCTGTCCGTGGCTGGCCTACCTCACGCGGCCGGGCGAGCGGGGCAGTTGGCAACCGTGGGCgcgcgggcgggcgggcggagtcctccctctccctccccaccctctctctctcccccacctccCCCCTCCCCCACGGAGCGGGATCCTTCCCCACCACCCCGGCCGCCACCCTCCCTTTTCTTTCTTCTCAGCTCCAACCCCCTTGCcctgccgccgctgccgccgctgcggCCTAGCCTGACTGTTCTCCACGACGCTGCGGCCTCCCCCGCTGTCTTTTGACCGCTCCAAACTAGCTTTCTTGCTTCTCTTCCTCCTTGATCGCGGCTAGCCATGGGGTGGTTATGACACACGGCTTGCTGTTCCTCCGGTAGCGACACGGCACCCGCTGCCGCATCGTAACCGGCGGCCTGCCCTTTCCGATCCATCTGGGAAGTCAGCTCCTCCCGAAATTCCCTTCCTTTGCCACCCCTGGGCAAAGCGGAGGAAAAGGGGGCATCTTTTCCGATCCCGGCAGCTTGAGAGGCACACCATCCTCCCCTCATCTCaagctcttcttcctcttcttcttcttcccgagCTTGATTCAGGCTCTGGTGCAGCGGTTCTGAGCAGATCCCCGTGCCGGAGGGATCTTCTTGTAGACAGAGCCACGCGGTCTGTTCCCCTGCCTCTGCCCAAGCTCTGTTCCAGTTTTGGGGCTCCGTCCTTCCCGCTGCTCTGTTGCGGCACAGCCCCATGGACGGCCTCCCGGACACGGCGCCGCCCGCGCCGACGCCGCCGCAGCAGCAGCCGAAGCGGGACGAGTGGAGCGAGAGCGGCATCTCGCGCCTGCTCGAGGCCTACGAGGCCAAGTGGCTGCTCCGCAACCGGGCCAAGCTCAAGTGGAGCGACTGGGTCGACATCGCCCACGACGTCTCCGCccactgctcctcctcctcctccgaccacGCATCCAAGCCCGGCACCGCTGCCGGGGGCACCGCCAAGACACCCAACCAGTGCAAGAACAAGGTCGAGTCCATGAAGAAGCGCTACCGGGCCGAGTCAGCCGCCGCAACGCGCGCCGGAGTAGCCGGGGCGGCCAGCGCCTCCGGTGGCCCGtcttggcgcttcttcggccgcaTGGACGGGCTTCTCAAAGGGCCCGCATCAGCCGGCTGCTCTGGCCAGCCGCTGGCGCACGCGGAGCCGAGTTGCGATGGCATGGTCCTGCCGCGAGCGCCGCTGAAAGCAGAGCCGGAGATCGACGCCGAAGCAGACGTCGCCCTCCAGCAGCCGCCGGACACAGCAGGGCTGTCCGAGCTACTGAATGCGGACGCCAACGGCTCCGCGACGGTGAAGGCCGTGGATCAGGCCACACACAAGGACAAGGAAAGCAGCAGGGCGGCCGACAGCGACGCCGCAAATGTGAGCTCTCCGCGGAGCAAGGAGATTGAGGCGAAC
This region includes:
- the LOC123451963 gene encoding trihelix transcription factor ASIL2-like, with protein sequence MDGLPDTAPPAPTPPQQQPKRDEWSESGISRLLEAYEAKWLLRNRAKLKWSDWVDIAHDVSAHCSSSSSDHASKPGTAAGGTAKTPNQCKNKVESMKKRYRAESAAATRAGVAGAASASGGPSWRFFGRMDGLLKGPASAGCSGQPLAHAEPSCDGMVLPRAPLKAEPEIDAEADVALQQPPDTAGLSELLNADANGSATVKAVDQATHKDKESSRAADSDAANVSSPRSKEIEANDDGAEEVDGTPRKRKGPELDVARSIELLASSFVKIERARLEVYRDTERMRAEAEVKKGEMELRRTEIMAKTQLQIARLFAKRLKECVGSRNGGSSSEMDTPTKKGENGSG